Genomic window (Sediminispirochaeta smaragdinae DSM 11293):
TCGAGGCTCTTCTATAGCCGCTTTTTTCCGCCTCGATCAGATAATTGCCCGTCGGAAGGTCCAGAAGAAGCGGGCTATTTCCCTTTACCTTTCCATCCACCTTGATCCGTGCACCCGTGGGAATGGTGACGATACGTACCCCCTGGTCGGCCTCTTCGAAATGCTGCTGTTGGTAGGAACTCTCGATAGCTGATGAGGGACCGGCCGCGGCTGCCTTACGAATGGCAGGACCTGAATAGGAGGTACATCCTTCCAGGAGCAATAGTACGCTCAGGCCTATGACCGCCGCCGAAATACGAAGAGGTTTCATGCCTCTATTATAACCAAAATTCCGGTAAGATCCTGCCTGATTTTGGCCGAATATGGAGGTATGAGGTTGCGGCTGCCATATCTGCTTTTTATCCTTCTTTTTCTCTCGACTTTTTGCCGTACCTCTATGATCTGGGCCCAGAACGCGGATCAGGCACAGCACGATCCTCCTCCTACCGGTTTCGGAGAAATTCAATTGGGCCTCTCCTTTGCGGATGCTGAAGAGGCTCTCAAACGCGATCCGAATTTTTCTTATCGGGGGAAAGCCGATGTCTCCATGCTGCGGAATCCCAACGAGCGGATGATCGAAACCGGCGGTCTTGGTTTTATTCGCCGGGCATACCTGCAATTTCATGATGATCGACTCTACTCCATTGTTCTCGATATTGACGGGCAGCTGATGGATCACTACGCTCTCTATACGACCTTTGTCGGCAAGTATGGCCCCCCTAATGTCTTTACGCCGGATGAGAGTCGGTGGCAGGGCGAAACGAATGCCTTCATTCTGGAGCGTAAGGGGCTTCGGGTGAAGTATCTTGATACAGAGCTTCTGGATGAGATTCGCCGCTCAGGGGCCATCGACCAATCCTTCGAGGAAATGACGAGGGATCGGTTTTTGCGGCAATTTTAACGGGAATGGTGATGAGGCTAACTGTAAGGTTTCTCTTCGGCTTCTGTTTTTTCCTTGTACTGCTTTCCGGCTGTAAGGGGGAACAAACCGTCAAGCTGCTTATCGGCGCGAAAGAATTTACCCTGGAAGTCGCAGATGATCAGCAGGAGCGGGTCAAGGGTTTGATGTTTCGCGAAAAACTGTCCGAGGATCGAGGCATGATCTTTGTTTTTGAACACGATCAGCTGCTCGGATTCTGGATGAAGAATACCGAAATTCCGCTCTCCATTGCCTACCTCGACGGCTCAGGTACCATTGTCGATATTCTGCCGATGATACCGCATGATCTGCAACCGGTATACTCTTCAAGGTCGGTCAGATATGCCATAGAGCTGAACCGCGGAGCATTCGAGACTGCCGGTGTAAGGGAGGGAGATCGCATCGATCTTGCTCCCCTGACATCGCGGCAGCCTTAACGGCTGTCGGCTTGAAGCGACTACTGCCCGAAAAGCTCCAGGTTCGGTGTTTCGTCCGGGGCTTCCGGTTCATTGACGAGTATTTCGATCCTCCGTTCTATCTTCGAAAGCTCCTTTTCAAGCCCCTTTGCAAGGTCCATTCCCTCTTCGAAGGTTGCCATCGCTTCAGCCAGGGAAAGGCTCCCTTTTCTCAGTTGATCATTTAGTTCTTCAAGTCGGGCCATCCGTTCTTCAAAGCTTTTCACTGTGTATCTCCTCTATCGTTGCATCTACCGACCCCTTTGCCAAGCGAATGCAAAGTGCTTCCCCAAGCCTCTCTTCCGCTGCGTCGGTAACCAGGCCGTTATCCCGTTTTCGGCTTACCACCGCATACCCCTTTTGGAGAATTGCCAGGGG
Coding sequences:
- the xseB gene encoding exodeoxyribonuclease VII small subunit, with amino-acid sequence MKSFEERMARLEELNDQLRKGSLSLAEAMATFEEGMDLAKGLEKELSKIERRIEILVNEPEAPDETPNLELFGQ
- a CDS encoding DUF192 domain-containing protein, which translates into the protein MRLTVRFLFGFCFFLVLLSGCKGEQTVKLLIGAKEFTLEVADDQQERVKGLMFREKLSEDRGMIFVFEHDQLLGFWMKNTEIPLSIAYLDGSGTIVDILPMIPHDLQPVYSSRSVRYAIELNRGAFETAGVREGDRIDLAPLTSRQP